One Thermococcus sp. genomic window, TTTCAACTCTTCCCTTGTGGAAAGGGCGTCCCGTCCGTAGTACGCCATGTACGATATCAGATCCGTTTTCCGCCCCGTTAGTACGAACTTCCTTATGGCTTCCTCCCCCCAGGTTGAGGTCATCCCTGGACCGTCCCATCTGGAGTTTATCTCTTCTGGGTGCTCTCCTGGGATGAAGGAGTATGCCCACGCCGCTACGATTATCGTTGCGCAGGTAAGGACCAGCCACCTGCCGTAGAACGCCGTTGATGGATACTCTCTCATGAGCCGTCCGCTGAAATCGACGTATAGTCCAGCAAGACCCCCGAGAACCCCTGCGGGGATTATCGATGCGTCCGCTTTTGGGCCCCATTCGTATGATTTTGCGTACTCGGCCACCGTGTAGGATACCAGGAACGCCGCCCCCGCGTACAGAAATGTTTCCTTAACGACGACCACAGCGGGCACCGTGGATACTCCCAAAAGTAAAACGGCAACTCCAAGCCCCCGAACGAGCCGTTCTGCCCCCGTACTTGTGGCGTTGTCTGCAACAGCCATCCCAACTGCCGTCATAACTGCCGCAGTTTGGAGCCGGAAGCTTTCCCAGGGGAGCAGTGCAACCGCCAGGATTATCCCGATCCACCTTAGGGCGCTACCCCTCTCATGTCTCCCTACCATCTCGGAGAACACCAGCAGCAGCCAAAGAACTATGAACGCCCGCAGTGCCCCCTTCAGAATAGAGACATGTTCAATGATGACGTAAACCACCCCAAGCCCGCCGGTGTAGACGGTAACCCTCCCCAGTCTCTCATACATAACACTCGCCCCTCACCGTCCTTCTGAGGATGTGGTAGAACTCGATGAACTCCCTTCTCGTGATTTTTTCCCTTCCGTATCTTGCACGTTCGAAGGTCTTCGTTAAAATCTTCAAACTACCCCTTCCCTGCAGGGAGTGATTCAGGGCCAGGAGAATCTCTCTGGGTGTTTTATCCATCGTTCTCACTCCAGTTGACTCAACCCACCTGAGGAAGCACCCCTCGTAAAGCTCGGCTATCCCGTGATTGTACCTCGCCACCACTCTAACCCTTGCCCGTCCTCTGTCCTTCCCACAGACCGCCTCTATTCCGTGCTCCCCCACTCCCAGCTGGGTTTGGAACCTCCTTCCCGTTCCTAAGAACTTTCCGTTCACGTACACCTCCGCTTCACAGTTTGTCTCAAACTCCACGGTCTCTCCCTCCTCGAAGAGGGGAACCCCGTCAGGAAAGACTATTGCCACACCTCCCCCCGTTCTGGTCGCGTTCCGCGTTCTCCTACGTGCTAGAATAAGGAGGGCGGATATCACGGTCGGTACGATTAGGTATTCCCAGTGGGTCCCTTCCCCCTTTACGCTCAGAATCCCCATCATCTTCGCCGGGAGGTAGTATCCTGCCCCCGAAAACGTCACCGTTATTGTTAGGTTCTTTTCGTGCCTCCGCAGGGGGACATTGAAAACCGCTATTCCTGAGCCGTTGGTTATGGAGATAAGGCCCTCTCCATTGGCCTCTGCATTCAATGTGACCCCGGCGATCGGCCTCCCAAGGCCGTCCGTTAAGAGGACGGGCACTTTTATAACATCCCCCCCATGGATGGTTGTGTTCAACAGCCGTATTTCGGTCGGAGAGAGGACGGTGAAGTTTAGACTCCCTAGGAGGGTTCTGCCCCAGTACACGCCAATTGTCTGTCTTCCAACTTCCCGTAGGGGCCCCAAATCCGCGCTGAAGGATCCCCCTTTAACCGTTACGTTGCTGCCCTCCCCGGACGCCGTCAGTATCCTCAGCACTCCATTTCCAATACCATCCACGTAACCCTCGAGCTTCAATTTTTTCCCAAGAAGGGGTCGGTTGACGGTTCTGACCTCTACCCTAACTGCGATAACGGTAACATCCGCCGTTGTCCCCTGATATTTTTCATTTCCCCCGTACCAGATCCTCAGGGTATGCATTCCGGGTTTCCTCAAGGTTAGGGCTATCTCGAACCTCCCGTTGATGGCCGTGACGTTCCCCAGAGGTTTTCCATCGAGGTAGTACGTGAGGTTCCCCTTTATCGGGCTCCCGCTCCCGCTGTGTAGGGAGCCTCCGAGAAATGCCGGGCCTGCCGTAAAAACTACCTCCTTCTGGATGGAGATTCGAGATGTGCCGCGCACGTAGACTTTTAGGGGTACGAAGCCCTTCATAACTGGGGAACCCGCAACTGGGATGTAGTGGACGTTGATCGTTCTGTAGCCAGGCGAAACGTCCGGGGGTATCCTACAGTTGAGGAGGAAGGACCCGTTTCTAACTCTCCCTGTCCCCACAACGTGTAACCTGCCCCCATATGTTAGAGTGGCGTAGACCTCGCCCCCATCGGTGTCCGTTGAACCACTCAGTACCAGTGCCCTCCCCGCGTCCACTGTACTTCTCTGCGAGAAGACCATAAGGTTCGGTGGCGTGATGATCCTCATCGGGAGGAACAGGATGTATGTGCCGTTTGCGGTCGAGGCCTTTACATTGAAGATGTACCATCCATGTCTGGTCCTCCATGGGACGTTTAGTATCAGCGTGGAGTCAAATGTCCCCGTGCCGTTCGCTGGTGTCAGTGTCCAGGGGAAGGGAAGCCTCGCATTGTTAAACGGAGCACTGACCATAAGATGCGTGTCCGTCGTTCCGTTCACGTGCACCTTCAGACTCCGTGCATTGCCCGGTGTCAACTGTAGCAGATACCTTTCCACCGTCAGCCGGGGCCTCCCTGGGGCTTCCAGCCAGGCGGTGGTCCACTCGCCCATGGGGGTGCCGTTAACCTCCACTGACCCATCGATTATTATGGAGTACATCCCGGGAGACTGGAACTTTCCTAGGTTGATCGTGTGCTCTCCGGCTCCCAGGGTGGTTTGAAACCACCCTTTGGGACTTCCCACGGTCAGGGTGATGTTCCCCTCCACGGCAACGTTCTCCACCGTCAGGTTTACTTTTGCAGTGTCGTTTGGGTTCAGCTTCTGTACCCGTGGATTCACGCTCATTTCGAAGGGTCTGAAGACGTTTGGATCCTCCCCGGAAAGCGGGTCAAAGGTCAACCATCCGGCACCATTGAAGTAGACCTCCGCCCAGAACCACCTGTTTTTTTCGGTGATGGTCTGTGGGAAAGGGAGGGCTTTTATTCTGATACCCTCAACGAGCCTAGCTGGGAGCCCTATTTCCCTCGCCAAGATGACAAAAGCAGCCGCGAAGTCCTCAGATTCCCCTCTTCTGGTTCCAAAGAGGAATTCCTCAACAGGCACGCTGGCCCTGGGGTATCCTGCGCTGTAATTGTAGCTGTCCCTCAGGTACCTGACTATTGCCTCAGCCCGTTCGTAGTCGCTCGTGAGGTTGGACGTTATCCTTTCGGCGAGTTCCCTCAGTCTTTCGTCCGTGGGGGCCCTGAGGTAGCGCGGGATTTCGGGGGCGGTCAGGTTTATCAGGACGTATGGGTCGAATGTGTACTCGAAGCTACCAAAGGAGTAATTACTTACACTGCTGTTTGTGGAGAAGATTCCAGTCTCGACGCACCACTTTGAAGGAACGCTGAGGTTGAATGAATAGATGGCCGTGTAGATGTTCCCGGTCAATGGCGAGGACAAGACCACAGTTATCCTGTCCTCCTGAGTATGGTGGGGAACCGTGGGGATGAAGGGCCGTGCACGCGACCCACCTTCCCTTGAGAAGTTGCCCTCAACCCACTTTCCATCCCGGTAATCAACGTAAACCCTCAGTCTAAGGTAGTGGGTATGGGAGGCACCGGTTACTATCAGGCGGAGCTGGGAGCTCCCCGGTTCGTTTCCTACCGGGCCGCCTCCATGTTCGCCTGAGAGTAGGGATTCAATGCTCTTCGTTCCGGGCGGTGGCTTTCTCATTGGAGAGCTGAGGGCACCTGCAACGAGGAGTGCCGATAGAACGATGAGAAGGACAAACCTAACGTATCTTCCGTCCGCCATCTCCGGCCCCCGGTTTAATTAGGAATACATCCAGGAATTATATAAGGGTTCTCTTACCGGGGCATCCAGCATAGGTGGTTTGAGAATGCAAACTTTAATACCTGAGTCGTCTAATAGGTAACGGTGATGCTTACGGAGTTTGAAAGAAAGCCCCTCATAGGCATGGTCCACCTGCGGCCCCTCCCAGGCTCGTACCTCTACGACGGGAACCTTGATGGCGTGATCGAGTCTGCCCTACGGGACGCGAAGACCCTCGAAGAGGCCGGATTCGACGCTATAATGGTCGAGAACTTCGGCGACGTCCCATTCCCGAAGTACGTTGACAAGACTACCGTCGCAGCCTTCACGGTGGTGGCGAAGGAGGTTAGGGACGGGGTGAACCTTCCCGTTGGAATTAACGTCCTCCGCAACGACGGGATAGCCGCCTACTCCATAGCCTACGCC contains:
- a CDS encoding transglutaminase domain-containing protein produces the protein MADGRYVRFVLLIVLSALLVAGALSSPMRKPPPGTKSIESLLSGEHGGGPVGNEPGSSQLRLIVTGASHTHYLRLRVYVDYRDGKWVEGNFSREGGSRARPFIPTVPHHTQEDRITVVLSSPLTGNIYTAIYSFNLSVPSKWCVETGIFSTNSSVSNYSFGSFEYTFDPYVLINLTAPEIPRYLRAPTDERLRELAERITSNLTSDYERAEAIVRYLRDSYNYSAGYPRASVPVEEFLFGTRRGESEDFAAAFVILAREIGLPARLVEGIRIKALPFPQTITEKNRWFWAEVYFNGAGWLTFDPLSGEDPNVFRPFEMSVNPRVQKLNPNDTAKVNLTVENVAVEGNITLTVGSPKGWFQTTLGAGEHTINLGKFQSPGMYSIIIDGSVEVNGTPMGEWTTAWLEAPGRPRLTVERYLLQLTPGNARSLKVHVNGTTDTHLMVSAPFNNARLPFPWTLTPANGTGTFDSTLILNVPWRTRHGWYIFNVKASTANGTYILFLPMRIITPPNLMVFSQRSTVDAGRALVLSGSTDTDGGEVYATLTYGGRLHVVGTGRVRNGSFLLNCRIPPDVSPGYRTINVHYIPVAGSPVMKGFVPLKVYVRGTSRISIQKEVVFTAGPAFLGGSLHSGSGSPIKGNLTYYLDGKPLGNVTAINGRFEIALTLRKPGMHTLRIWYGGNEKYQGTTADVTVIAVRVEVRTVNRPLLGKKLKLEGYVDGIGNGVLRILTASGEGSNVTVKGGSFSADLGPLREVGRQTIGVYWGRTLLGSLNFTVLSPTEIRLLNTTIHGGDVIKVPVLLTDGLGRPIAGVTLNAEANGEGLISITNGSGIAVFNVPLRRHEKNLTITVTFSGAGYYLPAKMMGILSVKGEGTHWEYLIVPTVISALLILARRRTRNATRTGGGVAIVFPDGVPLFEEGETVEFETNCEAEVYVNGKFLGTGRRFQTQLGVGEHGIEAVCGKDRGRARVRVVARYNHGIAELYEGCFLRWVESTGVRTMDKTPREILLALNHSLQGRGSLKILTKTFERARYGREKITRREFIEFYHILRRTVRGECYV